The Synchiropus splendidus isolate RoL2022-P1 chromosome 11, RoL_Sspl_1.0, whole genome shotgun sequence genome contains a region encoding:
- the LOC128767760 gene encoding major histocompatibility complex class I-related gene protein-like isoform X1 has translation MFLLVTLLLLMVAGVAAEFHSLSYHELMSNGDRRPLQRVVDGYVRHVHFVQYHSRTNTTEARQEWMTRLTEEHPERQMNTWADDLQVQRLIIEGTHRLNPTTGVHWVQRMSRCMWDDETGEVIGHHRFAYDGKDFLGFYLQKKQWVALTAEAETIIGDLNRRVTLNQRVHDYVTQDCPERLQMYLQYGSSQLLRKEPPKVFLLQKNSSSPIVCLATAFFPKHCQLFWRKDGEVFNGDNVLMKDTLPNHDGTFQRKAELLRPPVRPEDWSQYECVFQSYGQDDVTLRLDEGIKRNPAQIIPERPGTVTAISLTTILLIIICPIAIIMIIVSLVLLLRRRNSRPSEKPSNHQTRRKKVNGVGRLTATSGDQHGSDTTGVCNATRFELHTATPATQDDTTGVQRQSQKFTTCGALTNQRPVSRRRRSKSLRLFTSRLSAVLRVAQIVHFLISTGT, from the exons ATGTTTCTCCTGGTGACTCTGCTCCTCTTGATGGTCGCTGGAGTGGCAGCAG AGTTCCACTCTCTCTCTTATCATGAGCTGATGTCAAATGGAGACCGAAGGCCCCTGCAGAGGGTCGTGGATGGATACGTGCGCCATGTTCACTTTGTCCAGTACCACAGCAGGACCAACACCACAGAAGCCAGGCAGGAGTGGATGACTCGACTCACAGAGGAACATCCTGAGAGACAGATGAACACGTGGGCTGATGACCTGCAGGTCCAGAGGCTGATCATAGAGGGAACACATAGACTCAACCCCACTACAG GTGTCCACTGGGTCCAGAGGATGTCCAGATGTATGTGGGACGATGAGACTGGAGAGGTCATAGGTCATCATCGGTTTGCCTACGATGGAAAAGACTTCCTTGGATTCTACCTGCAGAAGAAACAGTGGGTCGCTCTGACAGCAGAAGCTGAGACCATCATAGGTGACCTGAACAGAAGAGTCACTCTGAACCAACGAGTCCATGACTATGTGACCCAGGACTGTCCTGAGCGGCTCCAGATGTATCTGCAGTATGGCAGCAGCCAGCTGCTGAGAAAAG AGCCTCCCaaagtgtttctcctccagaagAACTCCTCCTCTCCCATCGTCTGCCTCGCCACAGCTTTCTTCCCAAAACACTGCCAGTTGTTCTGGAGGAAAGATGGAGAGGTGTTCAATGGTGACAATGTGTTGATGAAGGACACTCTCCCGAACCATGACGGGACTTTCCAAAGAAAGGCTGAGCTGCTGCGTCCTCCTGTCCGTCCTGAAGACTGGAGCCAGTACGAGTGTGTGTTCCAGAGCTACGGTCAGGACGACGTGACCCTCAGACTGGATGAAGGAATCAAGC gaAACCCTGCTCAGATCATCCCAGAGAGGCCTGGTACCGTCACTGCGATTAGCCTCAccaccatcctcctcatcatcatctgtcCCATCGCCATCATAATGATCATCGTTTCATTGGTGCTTCTCCTCCGGCGCAGAAATAGCAGACCTTCAGAGAAACCATCTAATC accaaacgcgtcgaaagaaagtcaatggggttgggcgactgacggcgaccagcggcgaccaacatggcagcgacacgactggggtgtgcaacgctacaagatttgagctacatacggcgactccggctactcaagacgacacaactggggtacagcgacagtcgcagaagttcaccacctgcggagcgttgaccaatcagagaccagtgtcccggcggaggagaagcaaatcgctgcggttgtttacaagcagactttccgccgtcctgagagtggctcaaatcgtgcattttttaatttccaccggaacataa
- the LOC128767760 gene encoding major histocompatibility complex class I-related gene protein-like isoform X3: protein MFLLVTLLLLMVAGVAAEFHSLSYHELMSNGDRRPLQRVVDGYVRHVHFVQYHSRTNTTEARQEWMTRLTEEHPERQMNTWADDLQVQRLIIEGTHRLNPTTGVHWVQRMSRCMWDDETGEVIGHHRFAYDGKDFLGFYLQKKQWVALTAEAETIIGDLNRRVTLNQRVHDYVTQDCPERLQMYLQYGSSQLLRKEPPKVFLLQKNSSSPIVCLATAFFPKHCQLFWRKDGEVFNGDNVLMKDTLPNHDGTFQRKAELLRPPVRPEDWSQYECVFQSYGQDDVTLRLDEGIKRNPAQIIPERPGTVTAISLTTILLIIICPIAIIMIIVSLVLLLRRRNSRPSEKPSNRWLKTSLLSHTPGQQSSSWLTVTQI from the exons ATGTTTCTCCTGGTGACTCTGCTCCTCTTGATGGTCGCTGGAGTGGCAGCAG AGTTCCACTCTCTCTCTTATCATGAGCTGATGTCAAATGGAGACCGAAGGCCCCTGCAGAGGGTCGTGGATGGATACGTGCGCCATGTTCACTTTGTCCAGTACCACAGCAGGACCAACACCACAGAAGCCAGGCAGGAGTGGATGACTCGACTCACAGAGGAACATCCTGAGAGACAGATGAACACGTGGGCTGATGACCTGCAGGTCCAGAGGCTGATCATAGAGGGAACACATAGACTCAACCCCACTACAG GTGTCCACTGGGTCCAGAGGATGTCCAGATGTATGTGGGACGATGAGACTGGAGAGGTCATAGGTCATCATCGGTTTGCCTACGATGGAAAAGACTTCCTTGGATTCTACCTGCAGAAGAAACAGTGGGTCGCTCTGACAGCAGAAGCTGAGACCATCATAGGTGACCTGAACAGAAGAGTCACTCTGAACCAACGAGTCCATGACTATGTGACCCAGGACTGTCCTGAGCGGCTCCAGATGTATCTGCAGTATGGCAGCAGCCAGCTGCTGAGAAAAG AGCCTCCCaaagtgtttctcctccagaagAACTCCTCCTCTCCCATCGTCTGCCTCGCCACAGCTTTCTTCCCAAAACACTGCCAGTTGTTCTGGAGGAAAGATGGAGAGGTGTTCAATGGTGACAATGTGTTGATGAAGGACACTCTCCCGAACCATGACGGGACTTTCCAAAGAAAGGCTGAGCTGCTGCGTCCTCCTGTCCGTCCTGAAGACTGGAGCCAGTACGAGTGTGTGTTCCAGAGCTACGGTCAGGACGACGTGACCCTCAGACTGGATGAAGGAATCAAGC gaAACCCTGCTCAGATCATCCCAGAGAGGCCTGGTACCGTCACTGCGATTAGCCTCAccaccatcctcctcatcatcatctgtcCCATCGCCATCATAATGATCATCGTTTCATTGGTGCTTCTCCTCCGGCGCAGAAATAGCAGACCTTCAGAGAAACCATCTAATCGTTGGTTGAaaacttctcttctctctcacacacctgGCCAACAATCCTCCTCATGGCTCACTGTCACCCAAATCTGA
- the LOC128767760 gene encoding RLA class I histocompatibility antigen, alpha chain 11/11-like isoform X2, which translates to MSNGDRRPLQRVVDGYVRHVHFVQYHSRTNTTEARQEWMTRLTEEHPERQMNTWADDLQVQRLIIEGTHRLNPTTGVHWVQRMSRCMWDDETGEVIGHHRFAYDGKDFLGFYLQKKQWVALTAEAETIIGDLNRRVTLNQRVHDYVTQDCPERLQMYLQYGSSQLLRKEPPKVFLLQKNSSSPIVCLATAFFPKHCQLFWRKDGEVFNGDNVLMKDTLPNHDGTFQRKAELLRPPVRPEDWSQYECVFQSYGQDDVTLRLDEGIKRNPAQIIPERPGTVTAISLTTILLIIICPIAIIMIIVSLVLLLRRRNSRPSEKPSNHQTRRKKVNGVGRLTATSGDQHGSDTTGVCNATRFELHTATPATQDDTTGVQRQSQKFTTCGALTNQRPVSRRRRSKSLRLFTSRLSAVLRVAQIVHFLISTGT; encoded by the exons ATGTCAAATGGAGACCGAAGGCCCCTGCAGAGGGTCGTGGATGGATACGTGCGCCATGTTCACTTTGTCCAGTACCACAGCAGGACCAACACCACAGAAGCCAGGCAGGAGTGGATGACTCGACTCACAGAGGAACATCCTGAGAGACAGATGAACACGTGGGCTGATGACCTGCAGGTCCAGAGGCTGATCATAGAGGGAACACATAGACTCAACCCCACTACAG GTGTCCACTGGGTCCAGAGGATGTCCAGATGTATGTGGGACGATGAGACTGGAGAGGTCATAGGTCATCATCGGTTTGCCTACGATGGAAAAGACTTCCTTGGATTCTACCTGCAGAAGAAACAGTGGGTCGCTCTGACAGCAGAAGCTGAGACCATCATAGGTGACCTGAACAGAAGAGTCACTCTGAACCAACGAGTCCATGACTATGTGACCCAGGACTGTCCTGAGCGGCTCCAGATGTATCTGCAGTATGGCAGCAGCCAGCTGCTGAGAAAAG AGCCTCCCaaagtgtttctcctccagaagAACTCCTCCTCTCCCATCGTCTGCCTCGCCACAGCTTTCTTCCCAAAACACTGCCAGTTGTTCTGGAGGAAAGATGGAGAGGTGTTCAATGGTGACAATGTGTTGATGAAGGACACTCTCCCGAACCATGACGGGACTTTCCAAAGAAAGGCTGAGCTGCTGCGTCCTCCTGTCCGTCCTGAAGACTGGAGCCAGTACGAGTGTGTGTTCCAGAGCTACGGTCAGGACGACGTGACCCTCAGACTGGATGAAGGAATCAAGC gaAACCCTGCTCAGATCATCCCAGAGAGGCCTGGTACCGTCACTGCGATTAGCCTCAccaccatcctcctcatcatcatctgtcCCATCGCCATCATAATGATCATCGTTTCATTGGTGCTTCTCCTCCGGCGCAGAAATAGCAGACCTTCAGAGAAACCATCTAATC accaaacgcgtcgaaagaaagtcaatggggttgggcgactgacggcgaccagcggcgaccaacatggcagcgacacgactggggtgtgcaacgctacaagatttgagctacatacggcgactccggctactcaagacgacacaactggggtacagcgacagtcgcagaagttcaccacctgcggagcgttgaccaatcagagaccagtgtcccggcggaggagaagcaaatcgctgcggttgtttacaagcagactttccgccgtcctgagagtggctcaaatcgtgcattttttaatttccaccggaacataa